A genomic segment from Modestobacter roseus encodes:
- a CDS encoding LLM class flavin-dependent oxidoreductase, with amino-acid sequence MAFELGIITFGEVTPDLSTGTTPSPQTRVRETVEQAVLADQVGLDVFGVGEHHRSDFIASSPVPLLAAAAARTERIRLTSAVTVLSSDDPVRVFQDFATLDLISDGRAELIAGRGSYTESFPLFGYSLADYAELFAEKLDLLLAIRGANPVTWSGRHRPPLVAADVAPRPVQDELPIWVGVGGTPSSAVRAGALGLPMALAILLGPVNSHLPTVGYYRQAAAEAGHDPATLPISINTHGYVGRTSQAARDTMFPYFSVGMRENNHQRGRGFDLPRRAFDAQATPGGGLVVGSPQEVIDKIATFAELYGVTRANVQLGFGGVPQREHLAAIELFGSEVAPVLRREVRVPAAAGA; translated from the coding sequence ATGGCCTTCGAGTTGGGCATCATCACCTTCGGCGAGGTGACCCCGGACCTGTCGACCGGGACGACGCCGTCGCCGCAGACCCGGGTGCGGGAGACGGTCGAGCAGGCGGTGCTCGCCGACCAGGTCGGGCTGGACGTGTTCGGCGTGGGCGAGCACCACCGGTCGGACTTCATCGCCTCCTCGCCGGTGCCGCTGCTGGCCGCCGCCGCGGCGCGCACCGAGCGGATCCGGCTGACCAGCGCGGTCACCGTGCTCAGCTCCGACGACCCGGTCCGGGTGTTCCAGGACTTCGCCACCCTCGACCTGATCTCCGACGGGCGGGCCGAGCTGATCGCCGGACGGGGCTCCTACACCGAGTCCTTCCCGCTGTTCGGGTACTCGCTGGCCGACTACGCCGAGCTCTTCGCGGAGAAGCTGGACCTGCTGCTGGCGATCCGTGGCGCCAACCCGGTCACCTGGTCCGGCCGGCACCGCCCTCCGCTGGTCGCCGCCGACGTCGCCCCCCGCCCGGTGCAGGACGAGCTGCCGATCTGGGTGGGCGTCGGGGGCACGCCGTCGTCGGCGGTCCGCGCCGGGGCGCTCGGGCTGCCGATGGCGCTGGCCATCCTGCTCGGCCCGGTGAACTCGCACCTGCCGACCGTCGGGTACTACCGGCAGGCCGCGGCCGAGGCCGGCCACGACCCGGCGACCCTGCCGATCAGCATCAACACCCACGGCTACGTCGGCCGGACCAGCCAGGCGGCGCGGGACACGATGTTCCCGTACTTCTCGGTCGGCATGCGGGAGAACAACCACCAGCGGGGCCGCGGCTTCGACCTGCCCCGGCGGGCCTTCGACGCGCAGGCGACCCCGGGCGGCGGCCTCGTCGTCGGGAGCCCGCAGGAGGTCATCGACAAGATCGCCACCTTCGCGGAGCTGTACGGCGTCACCCGGGCCAACGTGCAGCTGGGCTTCGGTGGCGTGCCGCAGCGCGAGCACCTGGCGGCCATCGAGCTGTTCGGCAGCGAGGTCGCCCCGGTGCTGCGCCGGGAGGTCCGGGTGCCCGCGGCGGCCGGGGCGTGA
- a CDS encoding NAD(P)H-dependent oxidoreductase produces the protein MSRPLRVVVVNGSPRAEGSRTMGLAGLVTDTLADLMPIEVQRVDVYGLGPGFTGAVTRDDVTAEVEAALRAVEAADLLIPAVPVYRGSYPGMFKHLFDLVGQYALANTPVLLVATGGSDRHALVLEHQLRPLFAFFQALTVPVAFYASAGSFDGALVLDPEVYSRVEVGLADVADLLRARLQDG, from the coding sequence GTGAGCCGCCCGCTGCGGGTCGTCGTCGTCAACGGCAGCCCGCGCGCCGAGGGGTCCAGGACGATGGGCCTGGCCGGCCTGGTCACCGACACCCTCGCCGACCTGATGCCGATCGAGGTGCAGCGGGTCGACGTGTACGGGCTGGGCCCGGGCTTCACCGGCGCGGTCACCCGCGACGACGTCACCGCCGAGGTCGAGGCCGCACTGCGGGCGGTCGAGGCCGCCGACCTGCTGATCCCCGCGGTGCCGGTCTACCGCGGGTCGTACCCGGGGATGTTCAAGCACCTGTTCGACCTGGTCGGCCAGTACGCGCTGGCCAACACCCCGGTGCTGCTGGTGGCCACCGGTGGCAGCGACCGGCACGCCCTGGTGCTGGAGCACCAGCTGCGGCCGCTGTTCGCCTTCTTCCAGGCGCTCACCGTGCCGGTGGCGTTCTACGCCTCGGCCGGCTCCTTCGACGGCGCGCTGGTGCTCGACCCGGAGGTGTACAGCCGGGTCGAGGTGGGCCTGGCCGACGTCGCCGACCTGCTGCGCGCCCGGCTGCAGGACGGGTGA